Part of the Brassica oleracea var. oleracea cultivar TO1000 chromosome C8, BOL, whole genome shotgun sequence genome is shown below.
TCCTTTTATGTTACTTGCTCGTTTAAATGGGATCCTCGATGCAGGTTTACTGGAAGAGGACGCCAGATTCAGAAGGCCTTAACTTTGTTGCATTGACCGGAGGAGAACCTGATCTTAGTGACTGGTCTAGCAAAGTTCCAGTCCGTTTGAGTGAACCAGTGAAGCAATGGAAACTATGCGAGGATCTTTGATTCATGGATGTTTTAGAAGGCATTTTCAACATTTGACATCAAGAAAGAAGTCAAACCATCAAAGAGTTTATTAAGGATCTCATCAAGAAAATGCTAATAAATTGATAAGAAGCTCACATTTGAACAGTGAGATGCTTTATGAAATGAGTTTAGACATCTTTGTAATTACATTTTAATTTTCTAAACGTAAGAAAAAAAGACAACACATCACACGCTTTGTTTCTCTCCTGTATTCCTCTCTTCTTGTTCTCTGTTGGAACAATGTTGTGGCAAAAAATCTATTGCTTCTCATTACTATCCCTAGTTGTTAGGTGTAAGGGAGATGAATCTTTTGCCTGAACTAACCGATTATGAAGAAGATCCAGTGGAAAAAAAGAGAACGAAGAAGCTTTTTACTTTGTGATTCAAAGATCAGCTGGCGATTCTTAAAATGGAACTAATCTGAAAAGATTAAGGTTTCTTGGTCTGAACAACAATCTAACCGGTTTTGTGCCAGCTTGAGGCTTTGCCTTTGTTCATTAGACATTAATGGAAACAAACTAACAAGTGAGCTTAGATTCTCCAGAAAGTATTATGAGAAGATTTGAGGCTTGGAAGAATCCAAATCTCCATCAACCATTCCAGATTGTAATGCAAGAATCTCCAGAAGCATCTACATCATCTGGCGTGGAGTGAAGCCATGCACTTGTGAGGAGAAGGAAGATAGCAAAGAGGGTTGTTACTTCAATAAACGTGAAACCAGATGTCATCATCGATGGTGTTTGTGAGCTCCTCAAGCTATTGGTTTTTTTTTTAAAATATGTAAAAAAAATGAAAATTTGGCCCATGCAGGTTTCGAACCTGCGACCTTCGCGTTATTAGCACGACGCTCTAACCAACTGAGCTAATGGGCCATTTTGTTGACTTGCTGCCTTCTACTTTTAGTAAAATGAAATGAAGAGAAGGCAAATCATGTAGTTTATGTGATGTGGAAGGAACAAATCCTATTGGAAATAATTTATTACATACAACTATACGGATTAAAGTATAAGTACTATGCCAACATATAGACTTGTCCAAATACTTTGTAGCTCTCTCCTTGTCTCTCAGACAAGACTTTCATGTATTATATATAAATATACATACTTTGAGATAAGATAGGCATATGCAGTGTTATAAGAAAGGAGAACACAAATAGAAAAAGATACTTAGAAGTAGCCCAAAATGTTCTAGAATTGTGGACAGAAACAACTAAATTACACGGAACTAATAAGTGGGTAGGCCGGACTAATAGTGTCTCTGAATAGTTTTCTTACAAATAGACATGTAAACAAGTCAATAACAACAAAAAGCCACAGAAGCTTCTTAAACGTTACGAAGAGTTCAACGACAAGTAAATCGCATTACAAATCAAAGTTCTAGTTGATATGTAGTTTGAGACATCGTAGGTCAACTCTTGTTCGTTTTTTTTGGTACAATTAATTTATTTTTAAAACCCAACAATTGGGATGATCGGGGATGGTACTACGTACTAAAGCATTAATATATAATCTCAAATCAGAAACAAGATGAACTACTAATGTACAACAGAACTGATTGTTCCACTTAATATAATTAGTTTTGAATTGAAAAAAAATTGTGCTTGATCATCGTTGTCCATGATTAGAGAAAAAGGAAACCAAAACGTTCAAAAGTGAAATGGCTCAATTATTTCAACTTTATTTATTAGGGCATACCACAAAATTTCTATCCCGTGAAGAAGTGAAAGAGACAAGAGAGAAGAGACCGGTGGTGATGGTCACGACGGCGACGATGGTAGGACCGCCGCACGTGGGCTGCCTTACCCATGTCTTTATTTGACCCGTCAACGTACTTCTATTTTAATTATTGGATTCTTAAGTACTTTATTTTTTCATCTTCTTGACCCCTCAGCACATTTGTGAACGAGTAGTGAAGAAGTTTAGTAAAGAGATCGAATATTAACTATCAGTCGGCCATTTTCTTCTAAGATGTTATGTTACGAGCTAATACAGATCAGTTCTGATATCTCGTGTTACTGTTGACGTAATTTTATTCAATATTATAGAATAAATTATCTGCGGCTCAGAGCATAATGAAAGGAGGTTTCTTAGAGCGTAATGAATGCAAGTTTCTTAGAGCATATTTATCCCATATACCCTATTAAGAGTTTCTTATTTATTTTATTTTTTTAAGTTTTTTTTCTGATTAAAAAAAAAAATTAAAAGGCGCACCAATCGCGGACCGCCACGTGTCGGTGGGCTCCGCGAACAGTAAAAAACACACAACAGACGTCTTTTATTCTGGCCACTTAACATACGATTTTTTCTGAAAACTGGCTCCTTCCTTTAGAGACGCTAAAAAGGACGCGATAAAAATGCTTTTAGGAAGGATTTTTTAGCGGATATAAGAGACGTCTCTTAGCTTTTAACTAAAAAAAAGTCAAGAGACGTTTCTTATATCTTTTATTTAAGAAGCGTTGTTAAAAACTAAGAGACATATCTTATATTCATTAAGAGATCCTCCGTAACACACTTGCATTAATCATAGTCTCAACTTTTGTAGTTCTCACCGGATTAGATTAGTCTGAGGGTATTTTATTTTTACCTGTGGATTACTCCATATTGCAAATTTGAATTTTCTTACCAACTATAAGTTATATTAAATCATTATGACCTTTAGTTTACGTAATCATTAAACCGCTGAGTACATAATACAAGACATGAAATTTTATATTTCTGATAGAATACAATTAGACGTGACATGGTACACCATAATTATTTTAGCGCCTACTGATAATTTGGTAACGTCAGATAAATAAGAGGGGCCCAAAGAAACTAATGAAGATTGTGTCCCTTGGTTTATATATATAGTTGCGCAAATTAAAATACAGTATAACTCTATGATTGAGTCTCTATCTCTCTCATTACAGATGTATTTTGAGTAATTATCATTAATTTAACAATTTTATAGTACTAATAAGTTTGAGCCAAACCGTAGAAGTGTTTCTGGTGTGTCGGGATCAATGAGATTAGTTTAACCCATCCCCATGCGCCATGCGTGGGGCAGCAATAATAAACAATTTTAATACTATTGGTTTTTACCCCAGAACGCGTTAGGCGCTACTTGGACGGTCGGATTGGGCCTAGCGCCTAAAACGAAAATCGGATATTAATCAGAAGTTATGCGGGGCGAAATTTTTAGATTGTTTACTATGTTATAAAACATGTTAATCTTTAATTGTATGTATCATTAATAAATTTTCATGTTTAAGATTGTATAAAACACACAAATAGAATATATAAACTTAATATAGTGTAATTTTCATCAAAATTATGAATATAAATGATATTTATAAAATTTTAGATCAAATAAATAAATAAAAATATTATTAAAAATAAAATAAAAATAATAAAAATAAAAGATTAGGCGGCTAGGCGGTCATTTAGGTGGTCTAGGCGGAGAAAATCGGATATCCAATTTTTTTAACCGATTTGGCATTAATCGGAGCGGAAAAGTGTTTAGGCGGTCGATTTTTAGAACATGGGTTTTTACTAACTATAAAAAAATTATTATCATTGCCGCCTTTGAATAATACATTACATCATAAGAAGAGAGTTGTTGCATTTTTGGTTTGACTAAAATCAGGGGTTTGGTTCTAGACAACCTGTTTACAAGAAAACATTTGCTTTTAGTATCATAATCCTTAGTCGTCATAATTCATCCCGGAAACACACATGATCAAACTGCATGATCAGAAAATTCGAAAGCATATGTATTGTATTTTGTGGTTCGTATAATATTGAAAGATAAAAAGTATGATCATTGAATTTGAGATTTCAAAACCTTAATTAACCCAAGAAGAAGAGATAGAGTACAGATACATGAACGACCATTTTTACATTAACCGTATATTCTTTTCTTTTTTTCGAATGTCATAGAACAAAGCCAAAAGCTATTACAAAACTTTATCAACTCTCTCTATTATGCCGTCAATATTTACAATATTGCTCCAAAGAAGACGACTCTGCTAACCAGTAGAGACACCTAACCTTAAACCCTTTAACTACTCCACGACCTGGCACTAAACTCGGATCCGAACCGACCCGCTTAAGCTCCAAACATCACGATGGGTTCTTTATCAATCCCTTTTATACAAACGATCTTGATCAAAATGATTTGAGAATATATCTGAAGAGAAATCAATCGCTCCAACAAAGAAGCATGACGACACATCTTCGAATGATGTAAAGCTTAGCTCTCTGTTCTTTAAGAACAGCTCCAAGTCCCCTACTCGACACCCTTCTCTTTGAACCTCCCATGCTTTGACTGGATCCCATCTTCACGATATCGAATAAAACGGAAATAA
Proteins encoded:
- the LOC106309861 gene encoding uncharacterized protein LOC106309861; this translates as MGSSQSMGGSKRRVSSRGLGAVLKEQRAKLYIIRRCVVMLLCWSD